A stretch of Henckelia pumila isolate YLH828 chromosome 4, ASM3356847v2, whole genome shotgun sequence DNA encodes these proteins:
- the LOC140860672 gene encoding uncharacterized protein, producing MTSFSKIPMFSKEDYDDCKIRMQAYLSAQDDDMWFVVTDEPMKIMKTNTATAVSAGGPQMIEKPRVEWTSEDKKKDNLDNVARDILYKTLDKNMFSKIKSCTTAKEIWEKLTQLCEENDQTKENKLMVAIQKFDNVKMKPSETMNEFDEIFNSIMIELNALGKSYNNREVALKFIRALPRE from the coding sequence ATGACATCTTTTagtaaaattcctatgttttcaaaAGAAGACTATGACGATTGTaaaattcgtatgcaggcaTATTTATCAGcacaagatgatgatatgtggttcgTGGTTACAGATGAACCTATGAAAATTATGAAAACCAACACTGCCACTGCCGTCTCTGCTGGTGGTCCACAAATGATAGAAAAGCCTCGAGTTGAATGGACTTCTGAAGATAAGAAGAAAGACAATCTGGATAATGTTGCCAGAGATATCTTATACAAGACTttggacaagaatatgtttagcaagatcaaaaGTTGTACTACGGCCAAAGAAATATGGGAGAAACTCACACAACTATGTGAAGAAAATGACCAgacaaaagaaaacaaactcaTGGTGGCCATCCAAAAGTTTGACAACGTAAAGATGAAACCAAGTGAAACAATGAATGAGTTTGACGAAATATTCAACAGCATTATGATCGAGTTGAATGCACTTGGAAAGAGCTACAACAACCGTGAAGTAGCGCTAAAATTCATAAGGGCTCTACCTCGTGAATGA